In the genome of Populus nigra chromosome 19, ddPopNigr1.1, whole genome shotgun sequence, the window GCTGTTATTGCAAGTAATGAATCTAGCTCTTGTGGCAGTTCAACTTCAGTTTCAAAGGTGCCTGCCCATCGCAAAAAGCTTCGTAAAGTTATACtcagaagagaaaagaagcctcgaaaaaaagaggaagatttTGAAAGAGCCCTTTTGATTGTCAACACCAGGACAAGGGTCGATGTAGCATGGCAGGATGGAACTATAGAATGTGGACTGATCTCAACAACTTTGATTCCAATTGATAGTCCTGGTGATCATGAATTCATTTCTGAACAGTATGTAGTGGAGAAGGCCTCTGATGATGTTGATAGCTCTTCTGAAGCTAAGCGTGTTGGGGTTGTTAAAAGTGTTAATGCGAAAGAGCGAACAGCTTGTGTGAGATGGTTGAAGCCAGTTGCCAGGGCAGAAGATCCTCGTGAGTTTGACAAGGAGGAAATTGTAAGTGTCTATGAGCTGGAGAGTCATCTGGATTATGATTATTCTTATGGGGATGTAGTCGTTCGATTGTCCCCAGTAACTGTTTCTGATCAAACAACCTCTGATTTGGAGACTGTTGGGGATTCAAAGCAACAAAGTGGACAAAGTGAGGTTATGAATACAAAAAAGTGCTTGGGACGCAAGAAAGGAGAGGATGCATCCAGTAATGAAGTTTCTATAGACTTTTCAGATCTCTCTTGGGTTGGGAATATATCTGGTCTTAGGAATGGTGATATTGAAGTCACATGGGCAGATGGGATGGTTTCAACGGTATGCTTAgcagtttttttcttgaaattttccCACTTTccattttaaattatcaaatctgGTTAGGGATCAGCTCTTACTATTTTTTATCTTCCTGGCTCAATTACTTTCTCTGATTCCTGCACCTTCTTTTATCCATGAAATTGATCATTGCAAAGAGTTGGTGGCTCCTATCTCCTTATGAATTCTTCTTCATGATATGGGAAAGAAAGATATTCAACACCTAAGTTTCTAAAAGTACATGTATGCATGGAATACAAATTTTTCCATGTAAAATACATGGCTGGTTTGGGATTTGCTCAATATGAGATTTTGGAtatcaattataatttgttttacctTTACAACTTAAATTACAAAGCTGTTACATCATCATTATTATGATTTAGAGGACAAGTTGTTGATTTGATGCATTTATTCCTTGGTTTGCTTTTAGGTTGGACCTCAAGCAATATTTGTTGTTGGTCGAGATGATGACGATGATTCAATGGCAGCTGGGAGTGAAGTAAGTGGCGCTGCAGCTAGTTGGGAAACAGTTGATGACGATGAGAGGGACGCTCTTGAGAATACTCGAGAGGTGTGTTTCCATTTGAAACTGTAGCATTGCATTGTTAAACTCAATGGTGACAAAAATGTTAATGGGTAATCAGGGGTAACATATAAGTGGGTCATATGATGGGATCTAGCTCTGTAATATATCCTCGGCAAGGAAATACTTATAAAAAGTAGGTCTTTGAGGTTTGATATGTGATCATTTATGAATTAATCATAATGCCattcattgttttttagatGTCAATGAGAGGCATagacattaaaaagaaattatgaagcttatataggttttttatttcattatcctAGTAGTGAACTCACAAAATACTAAACATTAGAAACTAAGAGTGCTGTGAATATAACATGTCACAATGACATGGAATAAGCAGTAACATATAGAATCTAGGCCatatacataatttttatttgatctctaatCTTGCGGTTCTCGGAATTTCTCATTTGCTGTATCAGTACCACACATGATCCATCCATAAACAACTGCCAAATAATTAATGTCATTTGATTAACCATTCTCACATGAATTGCTCGAACATTCCTTAGGAGTTATCTTATTAGATTGGAAATATAGCTGTATTCAGTAACTGATGATAGTATCTGCTGCTCAGGCAGTTGCACTGCAAGATGCAACCAGCATGAACTCAGAAGAAGAAGCGAGCGTGGAGAATTATAATTTGGGAAGGAATACAGCACTTAATTTTCCCTTTTCTGCTCTTGACTTTGTTGCAAGATTGGCCAACGGAATATTCTCTCGAGGTCGGAAAAATGTAGACCCGGATTTTTCAGGCTACAAAGGTGAAAATGAAATGCCTTCTCAGGGAACGAGTTGTATTTCTGAAGAAAAAGAATCCAGTGACAAGTCTAGTTCTGGAAAATCTAATGTCAATGATAATTGTGGTGTGCAAAATACcaatgaaaaagaagaggaagatgcTTCAGTGGAGGTCCTGATATTGTCAAATGAAGAAGCTTCATGCAATTTAAGCACTGAAATGTCAAATGATATGACATGTTCTGAGGCTCGGATTTATCACTACTTTAAACATTTTGAGACCGCTAAAGATCCTTTGgaccatcattttcttgattcaaATGGACAGGTATGATGTGCTATTCTGACAATTGTTCCTTCTTAATACATGAGACTTAAATAGGCAGACTTTCATTGGTGTTGAAGTAAACTCTTTCTCTGAGTTGCTTTGATCGACATTAATGGTCTTCAAATGTGTGTAGTAGTTTACAACAGTGCAGTAATtacttaatttttcaagtttttataattgttcaTTTTTTGATGTTTCTGATCACCTATCATAATCAAGAAATCTAAATGTTTGAAATGTGCCATGATATCCATGATATTTTCGAATAATTTCTAATGCATCAAACTTGGCAGATCAATAATGGAAGGAAGTGGCTCAAGAAGGTTCAACAAGATTGGAACATCCTCCAGAACAACCTTCCAGGTACGAGTTGTTCAGAGCATGTCAAATTTTATGCCCTGTTGACTAGAATATCTCGCATCTTTCAGTCTCaacatcaaaaaattttaacagATGAGATCTACGTACGGGTTTATGAGGATCGAATGGATCTCTTAAGGGCAGCAATAGTTGGGGCATATGGAACACCTTACCAAGATGGACTATTCTTTTTTGACTTTCACCTTCCACCAGAGTATCCTGATGTCCCTCCTGTGAGATATACTGATCTTACTTGATCTTTGGTTCGAAGGCTACTATTCTGATTTTGTATTGTTTGTTGCAATCCACCTTGAGTTTGACCTGGAAAAAATTGTTCATGACTCTATTTTTTCTGTCTTTTGCGTTGTTGCAGTCAGCACACTATCATTCTGGTGGTTGGCGAATAAATCCAAATTTGTATGAGGAAGGCAAGGTGTGCCTTAGCCTTTTAAATACCTGGACTGGCAGAGGAAATGAAGTCTGGCACTCGTCTTCTAGTATCCTTCAGGTCTTAGTTTCGCTTCAAGGGCTGGTACTAAATTCTAAGCCATACTTTAATGAAGCTGGGTATGACAAGCAGATAGGGACAGCTGAAGGAGAGAAAAATTCGTTGTCATACAATGAGAATACATTCTTGCTGAACTGCAAGACAATGATGTATCTTATGAGAAAACCCCCCAAGGTAATATATTAATCACAAGAATTCCACTTCTtatcaccttttttttcatgtttcttttattcttgTGTTAACAATTAATAATGGTCATTTGGTTACCAAAGATTTGATCAAATGACAATGATTATGAATATGCAAAAGAACTGTTTTATTTCATcctgtttcattttctttctttctttttgtaattttattg includes:
- the LOC133679948 gene encoding probable ubiquitin-conjugating enzyme E2 23, with the translated sequence MESAQNESSSEVNGSSDGGDNKNCLIQSGSMANGLVCKLNADVENNVKKPDEVGRNLNNVPYVYRQDIVRHKKCNVVGVVSGVAGESDSDGSITDDDDDDDDDIEDEDDADEDAGDEGGNGNANGDTIEERNKESDDYKGETLQTDQVRVIWMGDVNPIQHVNDVTVIDRGFLHGDYVASASDPTGQVGVVVDVNISVDLLAPDGSVIKDVSSRDLVRVREFAAGDYVVFGPWLGRVDDVLDDVTVLIDDGSVCKVKGAEPLHLKPISKGIFEEDEHLPYHPGQRVRATSSSVFKNSRWLSGLWKANRLEGTVTKVTAGSVFIYWIASAGHGPDSSTTPAEEQSPKNLKLLSCFAHASWQVGDWCLLPSSVAQSSSVTLDKDLLKLGIHDSTKSELGSSQLGSGCDSEGVATEELDDTNGSVVIDPAAAPDGNTAVIASNESSSCGSSTSVSKVPAHRKKLRKVILRREKKPRKKEEDFERALLIVNTRTRVDVAWQDGTIECGLISTTLIPIDSPGDHEFISEQYVVEKASDDVDSSSEAKRVGVVKSVNAKERTACVRWLKPVARAEDPREFDKEEIVSVYELESHLDYDYSYGDVVVRLSPVTVSDQTTSDLETVGDSKQQSGQSEVMNTKKCLGRKKGEDASSNEVSIDFSDLSWVGNISGLRNGDIEVTWADGMVSTVGPQAIFVVGRDDDDDSMAAGSEVSGAAASWETVDDDERDALENTREAVALQDATSMNSEEEASVENYNLGRNTALNFPFSALDFVARLANGIFSRGRKNVDPDFSGYKGENEMPSQGTSCISEEKESSDKSSSGKSNVNDNCGVQNTNEKEEEDASVEVLILSNEEASCNLSTEMSNDMTCSEARIYHYFKHFETAKDPLDHHFLDSNGQINNGRKWLKKVQQDWNILQNNLPDEIYVRVYEDRMDLLRAAIVGAYGTPYQDGLFFFDFHLPPEYPDVPPSAHYHSGGWRINPNLYEEGKVCLSLLNTWTGRGNEVWHSSSSILQVLVSLQGLVLNSKPYFNEAGYDKQIGTAEGEKNSLSYNENTFLLNCKTMMYLMRKPPKDFEDLVKEHFRRRGHYILKACNAYMQGNLIGSLTQEASVSSKESSNLSSVGFKLMLAKILPKLYLALNEVGADCHEFKHLLPS